Proteins from one Desulfonema limicola genomic window:
- a CDS encoding 7TM diverse intracellular signaling domain-containing protein has product MALTLRYFITTAVIIITLFLYPVSCSPAFGDQTVQARLILDKNTSRYTLGLYIEYLEDKTGRLPFNEIKDLYAENRFSAGSKDVLNFGFSDSVYWLRLTLVYPDQQVPEQDWLIELAYPLIDMAQLYIPVYENEFKTISLGDTLPFHDREIMYKNLVFPIKTKAGQTLGIYLRIQSQSSVQIPLTLWTPKAFAEKLTREQLGLGLYFGMMLIMIFYNIFLLVTVKDKNYLFYIFYISSYTLFQASLNGLAYEYLWPEYPWWANRAVPFFMGIGGLWVSCFSSSFLCAGIYAPRLNKALIMVIAGGFITAVLSMTVRYGISIKIATAFSIFCSVTTLAAGLVCQIRGYRPARFFLTAWFIFLIGIIVYSLKTFGIFPANFITNYSIQIGSVMEVILLSLALADRINMERKEKLKIRQEALEANEQAFKNLEKANIIKLEYNEKLEKNIQQKISGYEKIRKNQEKKSGCLVSLNEISLDIISKLDLDELLNNIVSRAGKLTGCDHGFIYLMNESRTVLECTTGTGMFSGLTGNKIEYGKGLAGRIWETGNSMIINDYSTWSNRLPSSEFDIFKAVMGVPLISNQMISGVIGFTSFDKSREFEQEDLELLDRFARLASVALENARLYTAVHKAQEAAESANRAKSTFLANMSHELRTPLNAIIGYSEMLSEDARDMEKTGYAQDLEKIHMSGHHLLGLISEILDLSKIEAGKMAFCPEEFEIIPVINEIINTVQPLAHKNQNTLKLNYTDQKAKIYTDLTKFRQIILNLLTNACKFTENGRVELGIANTTQEGQPWFDFIIKDTGIGMNEEQLTKLFQPFSQAEDSTTRKYGGTGLGLAISKKFCDMMGGDIKAESGFGRGSVFTLSLPEKITPAKQNEN; this is encoded by the coding sequence ATGGCATTGACTTTGAGATATTTTATTACAACAGCAGTTATTATTATAACGCTCTTTTTATATCCTGTTTCCTGTTCACCGGCATTCGGGGATCAAACAGTGCAGGCACGGCTGATCCTTGATAAAAATACAAGCAGATATACACTCGGCTTGTATATAGAATATCTTGAAGACAAAACAGGCAGATTGCCTTTTAATGAAATCAAAGACTTGTATGCAGAAAACCGGTTTTCTGCCGGCAGCAAGGATGTTTTAAATTTTGGTTTCAGCGATTCTGTTTACTGGCTGAGACTTACCCTTGTTTATCCTGATCAACAGGTGCCTGAACAGGACTGGCTTATTGAGCTTGCCTATCCTTTGATTGACATGGCGCAGTTGTATATTCCTGTTTATGAAAATGAATTTAAAACCATAAGCTTAGGCGATACCCTGCCTTTTCATGATCGTGAAATCATGTATAAAAACCTTGTATTTCCCATAAAAACAAAAGCCGGGCAGACCCTGGGCATTTATCTCCGCATCCAGTCCCAAAGCTCAGTTCAAATTCCCCTGACCTTGTGGACTCCCAAAGCTTTTGCAGAAAAACTGACCAGGGAACAATTAGGACTTGGGCTTTATTTCGGCATGATGCTGATAATGATCTTTTATAATATATTTCTTCTGGTTACTGTTAAAGATAAAAACTATCTTTTTTATATATTTTATATCTCAAGTTATACCCTTTTCCAGGCATCATTAAACGGTCTGGCTTATGAATATTTATGGCCTGAATATCCCTGGTGGGCAAATCGTGCAGTGCCTTTTTTTATGGGAATTGGAGGGTTATGGGTTTCATGTTTTTCAAGCTCTTTTCTCTGTGCCGGAATCTATGCACCCCGTTTAAACAAAGCTCTTATAATGGTTATTGCCGGAGGTTTTATAACAGCAGTCTTATCCATGACTGTAAGGTATGGAATAAGCATTAAAATTGCAACAGCATTTTCAATATTCTGCTCTGTAACAACCCTTGCAGCCGGTCTTGTCTGCCAGATCAGGGGATATAGACCTGCCCGTTTTTTCCTCACAGCCTGGTTTATCTTTTTAATCGGCATTATTGTTTATTCTCTGAAAACCTTCGGCATTTTCCCTGCAAATTTTATAACAAATTATTCCATACAGATAGGCTCTGTTATGGAAGTTATCCTTTTATCCTTAGCCCTTGCTGACAGGATTAATATGGAGCGTAAAGAAAAACTCAAAATCCGGCAGGAAGCTTTGGAAGCAAATGAACAGGCTTTTAAAAATCTTGAAAAGGCAAACATAATAAAGCTGGAATATAATGAAAAGCTTGAAAAAAATATCCAGCAGAAAATATCTGGATATGAAAAAATCAGGAAAAACCAGGAAAAAAAGAGCGGATGTCTTGTTTCATTAAATGAAATAAGCTTAGATATTATCAGCAAGCTTGACCTGGATGAACTGTTAAACAATATTGTTTCAAGGGCAGGGAAACTCACAGGATGCGATCACGGTTTTATTTATCTTATGAATGAAAGCCGGACTGTTCTTGAATGTACAACAGGAACCGGCATGTTTTCAGGCTTAACAGGCAATAAAATAGAATACGGAAAGGGGCTGGCCGGCAGGATATGGGAAACAGGAAATTCCATGATCATTAATGATTACAGCACATGGAGCAACCGCCTTCCCAGCTCTGAATTTGACATATTTAAAGCAGTAATGGGCGTTCCCCTTATTTCAAACCAAATGATTTCAGGAGTCATAGGGTTTACCAGTTTTGATAAAAGCCGTGAATTTGAACAGGAGGATTTGGAACTCCTTGACCGCTTTGCAAGACTTGCCTCTGTTGCCCTTGAAAACGCCAGGCTTTATACTGCTGTTCACAAGGCACAGGAAGCAGCCGAATCTGCAAACCGTGCCAAAAGCACCTTTCTGGCAAATATGAGCCATGAACTACGCACCCCTTTAAATGCCATTATCGGGTACAGTGAAATGCTTTCAGAAGACGCGCGGGACATGGAAAAAACAGGTTATGCCCAAGACCTGGAAAAGATTCACATGTCAGGGCATCATCTGCTTGGACTTATCAGCGAGATTTTAGATCTGTCAAAAATTGAAGCTGGGAAAATGGCTTTCTGCCCTGAAGAATTTGAAATCATACCTGTTATTAATGAAATCATAAATACAGTGCAGCCCCTTGCACATAAAAACCAAAACACCCTTAAACTTAATTATACAGATCAAAAGGCAAAGATATATACTGATCTGACAAAATTCAGGCAGATAATTCTTAATCTTTTAACCAATGCGTGCAAATTTACGGAAAACGGCAGGGTTGAACTTGGCATTGCCAATACAACACAAGAAGGGCAGCCCTGGTTTGATTTTATAATTAAGGACACTGGAATAGGAATGAATGAAGAACAATTAACAAAACTTTTTCAGCCTTTTTCCCAGGCAGAAGATTCAACAACCCGGAAATACGGGGGAACAGGTCTGGGTTTGGCAATAAGCAAAAAATTCTGTGATATGATGGGCGGCGATATAAAAGCAGAGTCAGGCTTTGGCAGGGGTTCTGTTTTTACCCTGTCCCTGCCTGAAAAAATAACACCCGCAAAACAAAATGAAAATTAA
- a CDS encoding cache domain-containing protein, producing the protein MNTFNFIKNLRIGSKLFLAYSIIFILAFAVNGLIIYSFVEKTIKQHIQNELKNTNSSIVKMVRTSASASIKNHLRAVAEKNRQISEYFYESFKKGEITEQEAREIAEKVILSQIIGKTGYICCIDSNGVVVVHPKKDLTGVDVSSFAFIQELKQRKEGYIEYDWQNPDEDKPRAKALYMTYFKPWDWVITVSSYREEFAGMVNMDDFRESISTIHFGKSGYPYVIDYNGFLLIHPFLESQNFYDTKDLNGRMFIADICRIKNGEIEYSWKNPGETRPREKIVIFNDIPEFGWIVASSGYTEEFYSPLNTVRNMMIFVFFATLILVSLITLLISSSITKPIKLLINSFATNEKGDLSVRAELHSNDEIGQLARYFNNFMDQVEDYHKKKAESEETYRSLFNSANDSILLIKEGKFDDCNLKALEMFGCSKQELLESHPNRFSPKIQPCGRSSKEKTLDRLKAALEGRPQFFEWSFQRYDGTPFDTEISMSQIKIADQVYVQTIIRDISQRKKQEKIQEAFYKISEAAHTANELKALFAVIHNIIRELMYAENCYIALYDSESDIISFPYHVDENDPPPAPRKFGTGLTEYVIKTKEPLLRPVEIMEELYGKRKIDDIGTRSFDWLGIPLKTQEKVIGVIAVQTYSEGIRYKEEDKNILIFVSDQIATAIERVKTEEELRKHRENLEKMVKERTSELAEATAEAQRAKAAAEQASQAKSTFLANMSHELRTPLNAIIGYSEMLMEDAEDSGQEDFLPDLKKIHGAGNHLLALISDILDLSKIEAGKMEIHKEDFDLYSLVEEIINTAIPLAEKNNNKFEVLCSSGGHQCMEILGTMHNDMLKIKQVIFNILSNACKFTENGTISLSVSKEKHNDKENIVFIIKDTGIGMTTEQIKKLFNPFTQADESTTRKYGGTGLGLVISKRFCKMMGGNIAVESEYGKGSVFTIRLPLE; encoded by the coding sequence ATGAATACATTTAATTTTATAAAAAATCTTCGTATCGGTTCAAAACTTTTTCTGGCATACTCAATCATTTTTATTTTAGCTTTTGCAGTAAACGGCCTGATTATCTATTCTTTTGTAGAAAAAACCATAAAGCAGCACATTCAAAATGAACTTAAAAACACAAATTCATCCATAGTTAAAATGGTCAGGACATCTGCTTCTGCATCAATTAAAAACCATCTAAGAGCTGTTGCAGAAAAAAACCGCCAGATTTCAGAATATTTTTACGAAAGTTTTAAAAAAGGTGAAATAACAGAACAGGAAGCCAGAGAAATTGCAGAAAAGGTAATTCTCAGCCAGATCATAGGCAAAACTGGTTATATCTGCTGTATTGACTCAAACGGGGTTGTTGTTGTTCATCCTAAAAAAGATTTGACAGGCGTTGATGTTTCTTCCTTTGCCTTTATCCAGGAACTCAAACAAAGAAAAGAGGGTTATATTGAATATGACTGGCAAAATCCAGATGAAGACAAGCCAAGAGCCAAAGCCCTTTACATGACATATTTTAAACCCTGGGACTGGGTAATAACAGTATCTTCTTACAGGGAGGAATTTGCAGGAATGGTCAATATGGATGATTTCCGTGAAAGCATCTCAACCATTCATTTTGGAAAAAGCGGGTATCCATATGTAATAGACTATAATGGATTTCTCCTGATCCATCCTTTTTTAGAAAGTCAAAATTTTTATGATACCAAAGATTTAAACGGCAGAATGTTTATAGCTGATATATGCAGGATAAAAAACGGGGAGATCGAATATTCATGGAAAAATCCAGGGGAAACCAGGCCGCGGGAGAAAATCGTAATATTCAACGATATTCCTGAATTCGGCTGGATTGTAGCATCATCAGGCTATACCGAGGAATTTTACAGCCCGCTTAATACAGTCAGAAACATGATGATATTTGTGTTTTTTGCAACCCTGATTCTGGTTTCCCTGATTACATTATTAATAAGCAGTTCCATTACCAAACCTATAAAATTATTAATAAACAGCTTTGCAACAAATGAAAAAGGGGATTTGTCTGTGCGGGCTGAACTTCACTCCAATGACGAAATCGGACAGCTTGCCCGTTATTTTAACAATTTTATGGATCAGGTAGAGGATTATCACAAAAAAAAGGCAGAATCAGAAGAAACATACAGGAGTCTTTTTAATTCTGCAAATGACTCAATCCTGCTGATAAAGGAAGGCAAATTTGATGACTGCAATCTTAAAGCCCTGGAAATGTTCGGATGTTCAAAACAGGAGCTTCTTGAAAGCCATCCAAATCGTTTTTCCCCGAAAATTCAGCCCTGCGGCAGGTCTTCAAAGGAAAAAACCCTGGACAGACTAAAAGCCGCTTTAGAAGGCAGACCCCAGTTTTTTGAATGGAGCTTTCAAAGATATGACGGCACCCCTTTTGATACGGAAATAAGCATGAGCCAGATTAAAATAGCAGACCAGGTTTATGTCCAGACCATAATCCGCGATATTTCCCAGAGAAAAAAACAGGAAAAAATCCAGGAAGCATTTTATAAAATCTCGGAAGCAGCACATACAGCAAATGAGCTTAAAGCCCTTTTTGCAGTTATACATAATATTATCAGGGAACTCATGTATGCAGAAAACTGTTATATTGCACTCTATGATTCAGAATCGGATATAATAAGCTTTCCGTATCATGTTGATGAAAATGATCCTCCTCCTGCACCTAGAAAATTTGGAACAGGGCTTACTGAATACGTTATTAAAACCAAAGAACCCTTATTAAGACCTGTTGAAATAATGGAGGAGTTATATGGCAAGAGAAAAATTGATGATATTGGAACAAGGTCTTTTGACTGGCTTGGTATTCCTCTTAAAACACAGGAAAAAGTCATAGGCGTTATTGCTGTTCAAACTTACAGTGAAGGCATCAGGTATAAAGAAGAAGATAAAAACATACTGATATTTGTATCAGATCAGATTGCCACAGCCATTGAAAGGGTCAAGACAGAGGAAGAGCTTCGTAAACACCGTGAAAATCTTGAAAAAATGGTAAAGGAAAGAACCAGTGAGCTGGCAGAAGCCACAGCAGAAGCACAAAGAGCCAAAGCTGCAGCAGAGCAGGCAAGCCAGGCAAAAAGCACCTTTCTTGCAAATATGAGCCATGAACTCAGGACTCCTTTAAATGCCATTATAGGATACAGTGAAATGCTTATGGAAGATGCAGAAGACAGCGGGCAGGAGGATTTTCTCCCAGATCTGAAAAAGATTCACGGGGCAGGAAATCATCTTCTTGCACTTATCAGCGACATACTTGATCTTTCAAAAATAGAAGCCGGTAAAATGGAAATCCATAAAGAAGATTTTGATCTTTACAGCCTTGTGGAGGAAATCATAAACACGGCCATTCCCCTTGCTGAAAAAAACAATAACAAATTTGAGGTGCTGTGCAGCTCAGGCGGGCATCAATGTATGGAAATACTTGGAACCATGCACAATGACATGCTCAAGATAAAGCAGGTTATCTTTAACATTCTCAGTAACGCGTGCAAATTTACTGAAAACGGAACCATCAGCCTGTCAGTTTCCAAAGAAAAACATAATGACAAAGAAAATATTGTTTTTATTATAAAAGATACAGGCATAGGAATGACTACAGAACAGATAAAAAAGCTTTTTAACCCGTTTACCCAGGCAGATGAATCAACAACCAGGAAATACGGGGGAACAGGTCTTGGACTTGTTATAAGCAAGAGATTCTGCAAGATGATGGGAGGAAATATTGCGGTTGAAAGCGAGTACGGCAAAGGCTCGGTTTTTACAATCCGCCTGCCTCTGGAATAA
- a CDS encoding class I SAM-dependent methyltransferase — MNISTRLLNNIKGFLDKEEGKSLYDFALKASKLGPCLEIGSYCGKSAVYLGTGCRKNNGILFSIDHHRGSEEQQPGEEYFDPELFNEKQGKIDTFVFFRKTIEQAGLEDTVIPIVSSSENTARMWNTSLSLVFIDGGHTFKTAYRDYNSWAGHIMPGGFLLIHDIFKNPEQGGQAPYYIYKLAIKSGLFKELPMTKTLGILQRRHCAEIPDDLPLL; from the coding sequence ATGAATATCAGCACCAGACTTTTAAATAATATAAAAGGCTTTTTAGATAAAGAAGAAGGAAAAAGTCTTTATGATTTTGCATTAAAAGCCTCAAAACTAGGCCCATGCCTGGAAATCGGGAGCTATTGCGGCAAGTCCGCTGTGTATCTGGGAACAGGATGCAGGAAAAATAATGGTATATTATTTTCCATAGACCACCACCGGGGTTCTGAAGAACAGCAGCCAGGAGAAGAATATTTTGATCCTGAGCTTTTTAATGAAAAACAAGGAAAAATAGACACCTTTGTTTTTTTCAGAAAAACCATAGAACAAGCAGGGCTTGAAGATACTGTAATTCCTATTGTATCCAGTTCTGAAAATACTGCACGTATGTGGAACACCAGTTTAAGCCTTGTATTTATTGATGGAGGACATACATTTAAGACAGCTTACAGGGATTATAATTCATGGGCAGGCCATATAATGCCGGGCGGTTTTCTGTTAATTCATGATATATTTAAAAATCCGGAGCAGGGAGGGCAGGCTCCTTACTATATTTATAAACTTGCCATTAAATCAGGTCTTTTTAAAGAACTTCCCATGACCAAAACCCTGGGCATTCTCCAGCGCCGTCATTGTGCTGAAATTCCCGATGATCTTCCTTTATTATAA
- a CDS encoding KamA family radical SAM protein, producing MTNEIIYQKLLKIINRVPDLKDIFLSPDSIDEKRHKIRYFLSDILMATFEDNPAIPPLEWVLTRNAVNTFRSVLSSRSERLTGFSLLEYIDNLLHKKNIKGMEKPSQGFLHEFDHLVQATTGQTHIYSDKAPAFIKYKGRKAAKLRSVDLSKMAKNSKSYMDRYACGLDNDVIRRRSLNKERILKYFNATDLEWEKWQWHTRHIIRDADTLKNLVTLKDEEYESVMLARQHKIPFGITPYYLSLMDYGSDRTNDAAVRAQVIPPLDYVNKMKENKANAGCSMDFMLEHDTSPIDGITRRYPNIVILKPIMTCPQICVYCQRNWEIEDVYSSHAALTKDKLDKAVEWIKNTPEINEVLVTGGDPLLLSNEKIENILSRLSKIKHIERIRIGTRTLVTMPQRITESLIRSINRFHIPGKQEIIIITHFEHLYEITPQSVEAVQKFRRYGIDVYNQLVYTFYNSRRFEAAALRHKLKLTGVTPYYTFNTKGKEETNDYRVPIARLLQEQHEEARLMPGTIRTDEIVFNVPGLGKNYLRATQHHDVISILPDGCRVYEFHPWEKKLALMDTYVYTDVSIYDYLQKLKNAGEKISDYNTIWYYY from the coding sequence ATGACAAATGAAATTATTTATCAAAAACTTCTTAAAATTATAAACAGGGTACCTGATTTAAAAGACATCTTTCTTTCACCTGATTCCATTGATGAAAAAAGACATAAAATAAGGTATTTTTTATCAGATATTCTTATGGCAACATTTGAAGACAATCCTGCAATCCCTCCTTTAGAATGGGTCTTAACCCGTAATGCAGTAAATACATTCAGGTCTGTATTATCATCCAGAAGTGAGCGGCTGACAGGATTCAGCCTGCTTGAATATATAGATAACCTGCTGCATAAAAAAAATATTAAAGGAATGGAAAAACCAAGCCAGGGATTCCTGCATGAATTTGACCATCTTGTTCAGGCAACAACAGGACAGACACATATTTATTCTGATAAAGCTCCTGCTTTTATAAAATATAAAGGAAGAAAAGCAGCAAAACTAAGATCAGTTGATCTTTCAAAAATGGCAAAAAATTCAAAAAGCTACATGGACAGGTATGCCTGCGGTTTAGACAATGATGTAATCCGCAGAAGAAGCCTGAATAAAGAAAGAATATTAAAATATTTTAATGCAACTGACCTGGAATGGGAAAAATGGCAATGGCATACCAGGCACATTATCAGGGATGCAGACACCCTTAAAAATCTTGTAACACTTAAAGATGAAGAATATGAATCTGTTATGCTTGCCAGGCAGCACAAAATCCCTTTTGGGATTACCCCCTACTATCTTTCACTTATGGATTACGGATCAGACAGGACAAATGACGCTGCTGTCAGGGCACAGGTTATACCGCCTCTTGATTATGTAAATAAAATGAAGGAAAACAAGGCAAACGCCGGATGTTCGATGGATTTTATGCTTGAACATGATACATCCCCTATTGACGGAATTACCAGGAGATACCCGAATATTGTAATACTTAAACCAATCATGACATGCCCCCAGATCTGTGTTTACTGCCAGCGCAACTGGGAGATTGAAGATGTATATTCATCACATGCAGCATTGACAAAAGATAAACTTGATAAAGCTGTTGAATGGATTAAAAACACCCCTGAGATAAATGAGGTTCTTGTAACAGGCGGCGATCCTCTGCTTTTATCCAATGAAAAGATTGAAAACATCCTTTCCAGGCTTTCAAAAATAAAACATATTGAAAGAATAAGGATAGGGACAAGAACCCTGGTTACAATGCCCCAGAGAATAACAGAATCTCTGATCCGCAGCATAAACCGTTTTCACATACCTGGAAAACAAGAGATCATTATTATCACCCATTTTGAACATTTATATGAAATTACTCCCCAGTCCGTAGAAGCGGTTCAAAAATTCAGGCGTTATGGAATTGATGTTTATAATCAACTGGTTTACACCTTTTACAATTCCAGAAGATTTGAAGCAGCAGCCCTGCGCCATAAACTAAAACTCACTGGCGTAACCCCGTATTATACTTTTAACACAAAAGGAAAAGAGGAAACCAATGACTACAGGGTTCCCATTGCCAGGCTGCTCCAGGAACAGCATGAAGAAGCCAGGCTTATGCCTGGAACAATAAGAACTGATGAGATAGTGTTTAATGTTCCAGGACTGGGAAAAAACTATCTTCGTGCAACCCAGCACCATGATGTAATATCCATACTGCCTGACGGGTGCAGGGTTTATGAATTTCATCCCTGGGAAAAAAAATTAGCACTTATGGATACCTATGTATATACAGATGTTTCAATTTATGATTATCTGCAAAAACTCAAAAATGCAGGAGAAAAAATTTCAGATTACAATACAATCTGGTATTATTATTAA
- a CDS encoding CheR family methyltransferase, with the protein MSKKIIQTLLEKITGLSDKAIVPSLMEKTFQNRMSAVNIKDTDEYAIYLSTHQEEIDELIELLAITETWFFRNEASFEFLKNHVQSLADITNDNKKLRILSIPCSTGEEPYSIVMTLLNMGIKNFHLDAVDISERVIRRAGTGIYLQGAFRGNMIENHRHFFKKHNDYYKVLTSVKSNVHFRKGNILDEKLLKNSPAYDIIFCRNLLIYFSDPAKHQALKNIDQALGSKGILFLGHAEHEALRNSGFEWIAPPRAFVCRRKTISKIPADTYKNINMDKKLNLNNNSPPDIPARSQVQAKPRLIDNLSKPLKNIPLVQKEKNLLKTAILLADRGSLDEAFKKCNEYLNKNPADVHAHFLMGMIYQSVENYQESEKFLNKTIYLAPDHCDAMEQLALIAEHRGESAKSKQLRQRIRRILERKEKH; encoded by the coding sequence ATGTCCAAAAAAATAATACAAACACTGCTTGAAAAAATAACAGGACTGTCTGACAAGGCAATTGTTCCATCCTTGATGGAAAAAACTTTTCAAAACCGGATGTCTGCTGTCAATATAAAAGATACGGATGAGTATGCTATATATTTAAGCACTCACCAGGAAGAAATAGATGAACTTATTGAGCTGCTGGCAATAACTGAAACCTGGTTTTTCAGAAATGAGGCATCTTTTGAATTTTTAAAAAATCATGTTCAATCCCTGGCAGACATTACAAATGATAATAAAAAACTGCGCATCCTGAGTATTCCCTGTTCAACAGGAGAAGAACCCTATTCTATTGTTATGACCCTTTTAAACATGGGAATTAAAAATTTCCATCTTGATGCTGTCGATATAAGTGAAAGAGTAATCAGGCGGGCAGGAACAGGCATTTATCTTCAGGGAGCTTTTCGGGGAAACATGATTGAAAATCACAGGCATTTTTTCAAAAAACACAATGATTATTATAAAGTCCTTACATCTGTTAAAAGTAATGTGCATTTTAGAAAAGGAAACATACTTGATGAAAAACTCCTGAAAAACAGCCCTGCCTATGATATTATATTCTGCCGCAACCTGCTTATTTATTTTAGTGATCCTGCTAAACATCAGGCATTAAAAAATATTGATCAGGCCCTGGGATCCAAAGGTATTCTTTTTCTTGGACATGCTGAACATGAAGCATTGCGCAATTCAGGCTTTGAATGGATTGCCCCGCCCAGGGCATTTGTATGCCGGAGGAAAACTATTTCCAAAATACCGGCAGATACATATAAAAATATAAACATGGATAAAAAGCTGAATTTAAATAATAATTCTCCTCCTGACATTCCGGCGCGTTCCCAGGTTCAGGCAAAACCCAGGTTAATAGATAATTTGTCAAAACCATTAAAAAATATACCCCTGGTACAAAAGGAAAAAAATCTTCTAAAAACAGCTATTCTTCTGGCAGACAGGGGATCCCTTGATGAAGCATTTAAAAAATGCAATGAATATCTTAACAAAAATCCAGCAGATGTTCATGCTCATTTTCTTATGGGCATGATTTATCAGTCAGTGGAAAACTATCAAGAATCTGAAAAATTTCTTAATAAAACCATCTATCTTGCTCCTGATCATTGCGATGCAATGGAGCAGCTTGCATTGATTGCAGAACACAGGGGAGAATCTGCCAAATCAAAACAGCTCCGCCAGCGAATACGCCGAATCCTTGAAAGAAAGGAGAAACATTGA
- a CDS encoding chemotaxis protein CheW — translation MKQLEKNFSEFKESCWKQTGVFSKNKATCPELNKVIHCRNCNTFIKAGRNLLERNLPLEYLNEWTGIIAVKKTEEPQGTMSVLIFRICEEWLALSTRLFAEIIDPVPYHSLPHRKDPVLLGIVNVNGELQICVSLQNLLDLKGNIEKKENKGYKRMMVVNHNGEQWVFPVDEIHGIYRVHPDNFQNIPVTVKKSGTSFTNSIFSWKNKNVGFLDHELVFATLQRSVQ, via the coding sequence TTGAAACAACTAGAAAAAAATTTTTCAGAATTTAAGGAATCATGCTGGAAGCAAACAGGTGTTTTCAGCAAAAACAAAGCCACCTGCCCTGAATTAAACAAAGTCATCCACTGCCGAAACTGCAATACATTTATAAAAGCAGGCAGAAATCTTCTAGAACGAAATCTTCCCCTTGAATATCTTAATGAATGGACAGGTATAATTGCTGTTAAAAAAACTGAAGAACCTCAGGGAACCATGTCTGTTCTTATTTTTCGCATTTGTGAAGAATGGCTTGCATTGTCAACAAGATTATTTGCAGAAATAATTGATCCTGTACCTTATCACTCCCTTCCCCACAGAAAAGACCCTGTATTATTAGGAATTGTTAATGTTAATGGTGAACTGCAGATCTGTGTTTCACTTCAAAACCTGCTTGATCTTAAAGGAAATATTGAAAAAAAAGAAAACAAGGGATATAAACGCATGATGGTCGTTAATCACAATGGGGAACAATGGGTATTTCCTGTTGATGAGATTCATGGTATTTACAGGGTTCATCCTGATAATTTTCAAAATATTCCGGTTACAGTTAAAAAATCAGGTACTTCATTTACAAACAGCATTTTTTCCTGGAAAAATAAAAATGTTGGATTTTTAGATCATGAACTTGTTTTTGCAACACTTCAAAGGAGTGTACAGTGA